gagtgagaggcatcgattattacttccaactaaatttcgggacgaaatttcttttgaggtgtggataatgtaacatcccgcatttttccgttaaattattttaacgcccgtcttttttttttaaataatatcctcagtatctcgattcgtatcctccattagctacattcttaaaatattttcgttattggattataacgtctcccgtactcccgtgtaattcaaaatattcgttcggttaattcccgcacccgactacaaactagagggactagttttgccaaaaagacaaagaggtgactagcactttgactagtcaacctcctccccatctttctttttcatttcttttccaatttcttttcatacttctccattttctctcaatccttcaaaaaggaaatcatcatccatttcaaatcgatcaagcttcaatccaaacaatttacatatttggaatccttgcatcttcctcttcgattccataccgatttcatcaaatttgggtaactttctaaaatcactagatttctttaaattcatgttcttgacttaaaagtgtgtcaattagtgtctatggctcattgtgatgtcgtgtatgtaatttgtatgctcgatttgttgtttttggtgtaactagcttgaatatgaaaaatgcttgcttaatcttgtgttttggatgctcatatgttgttagattgttaaagtccatgttttaattgtgttactagtatcattagcttcgttttggtgtataggttgattaagaaaacttcaagaacttgattagtgattttgtgaacttggattaggatttgataagctttatatgaacttttggtgcatcaaatgctatgaattgttgttgataagtgtttggttgcaatgtgtgcttgattaccttcaaaacggcatatcatacatgtaaattggttgcccgaatcatgaaatgcgtttttagaacttgaaactttgattatgaacgtttaatgcggtttttggttgttgttagtgatgaattgcttgatgaaatgtgcttagttgttttccttgtcaaattacctttctaatgatataggttatgcgttttaagtgttttcggtgcatgaaatgtgttatattgtattttggttcgtgacttggaccatttttctgcaaactgcatgattcccaggtattgcgcgccgcgcatttacccgcgcgccgcgcagaatcagagatcccagatgtttgccttcttggttgagttctgaccagaaattgcacttgggtgcgcgccgcgcaacccagtgcgcgccgcgcaaaagccccaggccactctcttttgtttttaaatgtcacaaaaatgtttccgcttaactaaaactccgtttaacatgaaacttgactattaggctcttatatgacttctcgtcttgggaaaattgtcggatacccgacccgaccccgttgactttgactttgaccaagtttgacttttagtcaaacttaaccaaacgattatacaatcgttctaacatacttaactacttgtatcgtgcatgaaacttgacaaattgattcacatgctatattaatcgagtcgtaacgagccataggactaattgaacatctttgaccgtttgtgtttaccgttattgatacaacctatatgtttaggtcaagactagctttgtctttgcacgcgtctacttattgaagtactttattaactcttgcactcaaggtgagatcatagtcccaccttttcaacaacttttatacttttaaatcgtgggttgagaaaacatatactttgttacatcttgtactacttacttttatgttttgaacacaagtgtgaaaacaaacattccacgtgcgagttagaacaaaaatgcctcaattcgattatcattagttacacttgcagggtgtaagcgagaacttatattgtgtggccatacgggtttaacaaaccctcattcggacggttcgctaccgttatgcggatgaaatatatttttgtgttttagtgtgggttctagcactgtgtgatggggtaacgttggttaagttttgataattgagtgctcgcgtataacaacacttttggaatgcaaatgatttggataatctacgttatggaaatacaaaatcttgtggttcaaaaacaacgtttaatacttactaaacctatgatttcaccaacgttttcgttgacagattcttctatgttttctcaggttatgaatgcttagtgatacatgcttccgcactcttttgatacttgcttggatgtcgagtatacatgcactttggagcatcttttgaacttatttaaactgtgtcgcatagttttcatttgtacttataacgttgtaacttaacttatggtcaattatctttgtaaactttgaaacaatctttacacttgaatggatgcgacatattttgggtcaaacgtctgttttaaagacttatgaccaggtaatgggacctacgtagtcgacgccgtcacttgacgatttgtcggggtcgctacatatataCAGCAGTTTCTGTTTTAACAGAGCAGTTTTATGTGTCGCATGAGGACGCAAgatacaccttgcgtccttgcgtgtgtcgcaaggatatccttgcgtccttgcgtgtgaacCGTGGGTTATACTTGTTACAGGCGCAAGAATcatgcttgcgtccttgcgtgtatcGCAAGTTtactcttgcgtccttgcgtctattCGCAAGATGATCTTTGCGTTCTTGCGTCTAGACGCAAAATgacttttgcgtccttgcgtccttttGTTTTTACTAATATAACTTCATTTCAGGATGATTGTCCGAAGAGAAAAAGACCTTTTCGTTCCCTGCACCCATCTGAGACAGAGAGAGGTTGTCAATGGTGGATCCAGAGTTCCTCTTACTTTCAAGGAGATGTTGTTGAAGACGAGAAAAATACACAAGATGATAATCAAGTTGAAGAGGAATTGGGTGGCAGTTTGAAGGAATTATTGCAGGAGGAGTCAGAGCAGACCTCGGACCCTCATCCAACACAAAAAGGCAACAAATTGCAGGAATTGTTGCGTATGGTTAATATGTTGACTAAGAGGGTGGatgatcaagaaaaggagttggcTGATTGTAAAAAGAAGCTTGATGATCATGAAAAACGTTTGAAAGAACAGGAACACCAGGAACATCAGGTAAACTAGGCGCAAGTTttttttgcgaccttgcgtcttgccTGTTATGTTGGCGCAAGGTTTTACTTGCGTCCTTGATCCTGATGTTATATCAGACGCAAGTtccatcttgcgtccttgcgtctttatTGTAATTTTGGGCGCAGGTTGTACTTGCGTCCCTAACTCAGATGCAAGGACTTATTTGCGACCTTGCGTATGGCTACTTTTCTTATTTTTTGCGTTTTGTTCATTATAGTATGTTGATAACGAGGATGCATATGTGGATCCTCGATCTTTCTCTGACAATGATACATCTCCGAGGGTTGTTAGACGTGGGAAAAGAGAAAGAAGGCCCACTCATTTTTTAAATTCCCCTTTCACAACACCGGGCTACAGAAAACCATTGGAGAAGGTATATCTATAACATTCACCAGACGCAAGgttttccttgcgtccttgcgcctgatgTTTATAAGACCTTGCGTTTTGCATCTTGGTAtacgcaagatatatcttgcgtccttgcgtatgtttGCTGACTCATATATTATATACAGTTGTCTGACGAAGTAGCTTCTAGAGTAAAAAGGCTGAAAGTTTCTCATCAAGGGACTAAAGAAGTTGAGAATGTGTTGCCAATGGAAACTGAAAAGCCTACTGAAAAAGGGGCTGAAAAAGCTGTTGATAAACAAGATGAGAACGTGGCTCTGGTGTCTGAGGAGATTGAGCAAGGAGTTGATTTGCCATTGGTTAATGAAGCAGAAAAACAAGCAGACCAGCATGATGTTAGTGAATGACGCAAGGatcaccttgcgtctttgcgtcttctTCATTGTTGGACGCAAGGattaccttgcgtctttgcgtatacTTCACTGATGGACGCAAGAACTGTATTGCGTATTTGCGTTTGCATTACACCGACGCAAGACaattcttgcgtctttgcgtctttattactaattttttttttttcagaaaaaggaaaggaagagaaaaaggaaggaaaaggattgggttggtgaggaggaaatttggtcaatggttgataaatttataaacgatcaaggaactttgcaaccaccaccaccaaGTGCATGGAGAGATCAAAGGAAGCATGTGGGGCCAGCAAAAGATTTGAAATCACTAATCCTCAATAAGCAAGATACGCGTTGCATGTTCATTTTCCAAAATGAAACCTTCCTCTTCCTTGATACTGAGTTTTGGAAACGTTTATTGGGAATTGCATTTTCTGGTTATTTGGAAAACATAGTaagtttgttaataattataaacttatgcatgttttgttttgttttgtttttagctttataacattcataatcaacttgatc
The window above is part of the Rutidosis leptorrhynchoides isolate AG116_Rl617_1_P2 chromosome 1, CSIRO_AGI_Rlap_v1, whole genome shotgun sequence genome. Proteins encoded here:
- the LOC139865335 gene encoding uncharacterized protein, with protein sequence MTFASLRPFVFTNITSFQDDCPKRKRPFRSLHPSETERGCQWWIQSSSYFQGDVVEDEKNTQDDNQVEEELGGSLKELLQEESEQTSDPHPTQKGNKLQELLRMVNMLTKRVDDQEKELADCKKKLDDHEKRLKEQEHQEHQYVDNEDAYVDPRSFSDNDTSPRVVRRGKRERRPTHFLNSPFTTPGYRKPLEKLSDEVASRVKRLKVSHQGTKEVENVLPMETEKPTEKGAEKAVDKQDENVALVSEEIEQGVDLPLVNEAEKQADQHDKKERKRKRKEKDWVGEEEIWSMVDKFINDQGTLQPPPPSAWRDQRKHVGPAKDLKSLILNKQDTRCMFIFQNETFLFLDTEFWKRLLGIAFSGYLENIHIDGWATFLLRFRQRFLPRASQMSSSPQFPIADYTCSSRWTIMPLGFLNQLEKFKSFYDDDTQNEEEKRDTSNPEAEGIIKFNPPDYMYLIGLGDGSDDLYPSWAECDKILIPVHFSDPEHFILLTLNLDEQRVLVYDSLKGCLKKGQLEAVFKNLSDNLPLYLKAIDYFNKKQDSQIVDYYENREDVELMIEDAPYVPMQSGGHGDCGVWVCLHMERIVFGWDQIDNIGDPKKAAKDYRIRMARTFFRARFDTQEPPPPEDPEDPKVVN